Proteins found in one Triticum urartu cultivar G1812 chromosome 4, Tu2.1, whole genome shotgun sequence genomic segment:
- the LOC125550767 gene encoding cytochrome P450 714C3-like isoform X1 has translation MGKLHLLALLLPVLLGLPLLYICEILWLRPERIRKKLRKQGVRGPRPTLLYGNTQEIKRIRQEALPAQKQDTSNYMSTLFPQFMIWRETYGSVFLYSTGAVEILYVSDPGMVKDMSHCTSSELGKPIFIQKSRKPLFGEGILVANGNIWAYQRKIIAQEFFMEKIKVMIELIVEASAPLLEAWDSMLDGMGGSREIDVDGYLRSFSADVIARACFGSNFATGEEIFYKLRQLQKAISQQDALVGLSAVWKSLPTKANREIQKLEQEVRLLILNVAKEHSRGSSSEDDDCIKTKHNGLLRSIVNSARHCPASFRGSAEDYIVDNCKSIYFAGHETTAVTVTWCLMLLATHPAWQDRARAEALEVCRGGTELDVDVLRRLKTITMVIQETLRLYPPGSLIMRETLKDFKLGGLDIPRGTIIQIAIAMLHLDKDVWGQDAGEFRPDRFANGAAAACEPSHMYLPFGHGPRICAGQNLAMMELKVVLVRLLSKFAFSPSPGYRHAPLFRLTVEPGFGMPLVVTKLP, from the exons ATGGGGAAACTTCATCTGCTAGCTCTGCTTCTTCCTGTACTTCTTGGGTTACCTCTGTTGTACATCTGTGAGATACTATGGCTGAGGCCAGAGAGGATAAGAAAGAAACTAAGGAAGCAAGGTGTGAGGGGTCCCAGGCCTACTTTGCTCTATGGCAACACCCAGGAGATAAAGAGGATCCGACAAGAGGCATTGCCTGCGCAGAAGCAAGACACCAGTAACTACATGTCCACCCTCTTCCCTCAGTTCATGATCTGGAGGGAAACATATG GGTCGGTATTCCTCTACTCAACAGGAGCTGTGGAGATTCTGTATGTTTCTGACCCTGGCATGGTCAAGGACATGAGCCACTGCACATCATCTGAGCTCGGAAAGCCTATTTTTATACAGAAATCTCGCAAACCACTCTTCGGTGAAGGCATCTTGGTGGCAAATGGCAATATATGGGCCTATCAGAGAAAGATCATTGCACAAGAGTTCTTCATGGAGAAGATTAAG GTCATGATAGAACTAATAGTGGAGGCTTCTGCCCCACTGCTAGAAGCATGGGATAGTATGCTTGACGGCATGGGAGGGAGTAGAGAGATAGATGTGGATGGTTATTTGCGGAGTTTTTCGGCGGATGTAATCGCCAGGGCATGTTTTGGCAGCAATTTCGCAACAGGGGAAGAAATATTCTACAAGCTCAGGCAGCTTCAGAAGGCGATTTCTCAGCAAGATGCACTTGTTGGATTATCCGCGGTGTG GAAGAGTTTGCCGACCAAGGCCAATCGAGAGATACAAAAGCTGGAGCAAGAAGTTCGGTTACTCATCCTGAATGTCGCAAAGGAACACAGCCGTGGCAGCAGCAGCGAAGACGACGATTGCATAAAGACTAAACACAATGGCCTTCTCCGCTCGATTGTCAATAGTGCTCGCCATTGTCCGGCCAGCTTCCGTGGCAGCGCCGAGGACTACATCGTCGACAACTGCAAGAGCATCTACTTTGCTGGGCACGAGACTACAGCCGTCACCGTCACCTGGTGCCTGATGTTGCTGGCCACACACCCGGCGTGGCAGGACCGTGCCCGTGCCGAGGCTCTAGAGGTGTGCCGTGGAGGCACAGAGCTCGACGTCGACGTCCTCCGGCGACTGAAAACG ATCACCATGGTGATCCAGGAGACTCTCCGGCTGTACCCTCCGGGGTCATTGATTATGCGCGAAACGCTGAAGGACTTCAAGCTCGGTGGGCTCGACATCCCACGGGGGACGATCATCCAGATAGCCATAGCGATGCTGCACCTCGACAAGGATGTTTGGGGCCAGGACGCCGGTGAGTTCCGGCCTGATCGGTTTGCGAACGGCGCCGCTGCGGCGTGCGAGCCGTCACACATGTACCTGCCGTTTGGGCACGGGCCCAGAATTTGTGCTGGGCAGAACCTGGCGATGATGGAGCTGAAGGTGGTGCTCGTGCGCCTGCTGAGCAAGTTCGCCTTCTCACCGTCGCCCGGGTACCGGCACGCGCCGTTGTTCCGGCTCACCGTCGAGCCTGGGTTCGGCATGCCTCTTGTCGTCACGAAGCTTCCATGA
- the LOC125550769 gene encoding lipase-like PAD4 codes for MEDAEENSMFETSHVLGALLASSPLLARAWDRCAAAAAMGAASSGFAHGDGGGDGGTVYVAFSGLQAALSVARPAVASGADVFAPVGLAGDAAGARAFPQLAAAEPDAAAAGERVAVQALALRCFLKLCGSPEFQMLLNQIQGKAVVFTGHSLGGAIAALAALHYLCISSLSSPCSPSPPVLCVTFGSPLIGNGALSRAILRERWGGNFCNVVSQHDVVPRLLFCPLDAIPVRVIIGMQLQQWPGHTHNTGVMTTRVVDAERDGLRQLIQAHVRTVAMEQKLVDPESRGGSPYRPFGAYVLCSPEGAVCVDNSTAAVQMLYATFAACYARGDTTSLEAAHSCYGDLVLKMPQNLLLKRRPHAMDVLASMSNSNYDAGISLAMEASGIGSEAMEATTTRYWLKASKRAGRSPSLNCAGLSTRLGRITPCRAQVEWYKASFDGDMGYYDAFKQRRSPKKFNMADMCRIKLGQFWDGVLAMLDNSQLPHDFHRRAKWVNAARFYQLLVEPLDIADYHRKNFHKTRGGYITHGRDSRYELFDKWWKEKGAFTGTSTGDTAATARSKYAGLTQDPCFWARVEEAWDQTESAQAEQDVAMLAMKLGRLREFEQYARELVESKEVSIDVLAPQSSYTRWVEEWKKLLLRDEARTASLF; via the exons ATGGAAGACGCCGAAGAAAATTCCAT GTTCGAGACCAGCCATGTCCTCGGCGCGCTGCTGGCCTCGTCGCCGCTGCTGGCGCGCGCCTGGGACCGGTGCGCGGCCGCCGCCGCGATGGGCGCCGCCTCCTCCGGGTTCGCgcacggcgacggcggcggggacGGGGGGACGGTGTACGTGGCCTTCTCCGGCCTGCAGGCCGCGCTGTCGGTTGCGCGCCCGGCGGTGGCGAGCGGCGCCGACGTCTTCGCGCCggtcggcctcgccggcgacgcTGCCGGCGCGCGGGCCTTCCCGCAGCTGGCGGCCGCCGAGCCGGACGCGGCCGCCGCCGGGGAGCGTGTCGCCGTGCAGGCGCTGGCTCTGCGGTGCTTCTTGAAATTGTGCGGCTCCCCTGAGTTCCAG ATGCTGCTAAATCAGATCCAGGGCAAGGCAGTGGTGTTCACCGGCCACTCACTTGGTGGAGCCATCGCCGCTCTTGCGGCGCTGCACTACCTCTGCATCTCATCGTTAAGCTCGCCATGCAGTCCATCTCCTCCTGTGCTGTGTGTCACATTCGGGAGCCCACTGATCGGCAACGGGGCCCTGTCCAGGGCCATCCTGCGCGAGCGGTGGGGCGGCAACTTCTGTAATGTCGTCTCACAGCACGACGTCGTCCCGAGGCTCCTCTTCTGCCCCCTAGACGCTATCCCTGTGCGCGTCATCATCGGTATGCAGCTGCAGCAATGGCCAGGACACACTCACAACACGGGTGTAATGACCACTCGTGTTGTGGACGCCGAGCGGGATGGGCTGCGTCAACTGATACAGGCGCATGTCCGCACGGTTGCCATGGAGCAGAAGCTCGTGGACCCAGAGTCGCGAGGCGGGAGCCCTTATCGTCCGTTCGGGGCCTACGTGCTGTGCTCGCCGGAAGGTGCAGTGTGCGTTGACAACTCAACAGCGGCAGTCCAGATGCTCTATGCCACATTTGCCGCTTGCTACGCGCGGGGCGACACGACatccctggaggccgcacactctTGCTACGGCGATCTTGTGCTGAAAATGCCACAGAACTTGCTCCTCAAGCGGCGCCCGCATGCCATGGACGTGTTGGCGTCCATGTCCAACTCCAACTACGACGCTGGCATCTCCCTGGCTATGGAGGCCTCCGGCATTGGCAGCGAGGCAATGGAGGCCACGACGACGCGATACTGGCTGAAGGCGTCTAAGCGAGCGGGTCGCAGCCCAAGCTTGAACTGCGCGGGACTCTCAACACGGCTGGGGCGGATCACTCCATGCCGGGCACAGGTCGAGTGGTACAAGGCATCATTCGACGGCGACATGGGGTACTATGACGCATTCAAGCAACGGAGGTCACCTAAGAAGTTCAACATGGCCGACATGTGTCGCATCAAGCTGGGCCAGTTTTGGGATGGTGTGCTCGCAATGCTCGACAACAGCCAGCTGCCGCACGACTTCCATCGCCGGGCCAAGTGGGTGAATGCCGCCCGGTTCTACCAGCTCCTCGTCGAGCCACTGGACATCGCAGACTATCACCGCAAGAACTTCCACAAGACCAGAGGCGGCTACATCACCCATGGCCGGGACAGCAG GTATGAGCTGTTCGACAAGTGGTGGAAGGAGAAGGGAGCCTTCACTGGTACGAGCACCGGTGACACGGCTGCCACAGCGAGGAGCAAGTACGCCGGGCTGACTCAGGATCCATGCTTCTGGGCGAGGGTGGAAGAGGCATGGGATCAGACTGAAAGCGCCCAGGCTGAGCAAGACGTGGCGATGTTGGCGATGAAGCTTGGGAGGCTGCGGGAGTTCGAGCAGTATGCCAGGGAGCTGGTGGAGAGCAAGGAGGTGTCGATCGACGTCCTTGCGCCGCAGTCCAGCTACACCCGCTGGGTGGAGGAGTGGAAGAAGCTCTTGCTCAGAGACGAAGCCAGAACAGCGTCCTTGTTTTAG
- the LOC125550770 gene encoding uncharacterized protein LOC125550770, with protein MARYQRSWSDIPPELAGLVLLRLPAHSDRIRFAAVCRHWCASARQHQLPPPLPWFILPGGTFFTLPHSESFQIPNGAEFHSSCGEWLVFACDDICYLVDTFSEATLKLPDLDMYDPIEEPDEVINGHSIRYICLDLNATMSIYKVIMCSELLVAAIVDVGDLRTLAVCRPGGDLWFVSALGYDRSLDIILHGGKLLIVDGWRNLYVIDVEEDSDNGSLLISRIERIIEGPPWPFRRFPGFLLVFDTYLAESRGALLLVRGTIYGNTPAGSHTRFEIRAVRFEFEVCEADFQSSQWVEKRSVGDDQVLFLGPRCSKSVCASQYNLKGNCIFFLDDDRCQWYWKHAPSAPSSYAIFDMSDESVRSPLPRGSCKGEEAPATWHFPRC; from the coding sequence ATGGCAAGGTACCAGCGATCATGGTCGGACATACCACCAGAGCTTGCTGGCCTGGTCCTCCTCCGCCTCCCTGCCCACTCTGACCGCATCCGTTTCGCAGCTGTATGCCGCCATTGGTGCGCCTCCGCAAGGCAGCATCAGCTGCCTCCGCCATTGCCGTGGTTCATACTCCCCGGTGGAACCTTCTTCACCTTACCCCACAGTGAATCCTTCCAGATCCCCAACGGTGCCGAATTCCACAGTTCCTGCGGTGAGTGGCTTGTCTTTGCATGTGACGACATCTGCTACCTCGTAGACaccttctctgaggccaccttgAAGCTCCCTGACCTAGACATGTACGACCCCATCGAGGAGCCTGACGAAGTTATCAACGGTCACAGCATACGCTACATTTGTCTGGACCTGAATGCAACCATGTCAATATACAAGGTAATCATGTGCTCAGAGCTCCTTGTTGCCGCCATCGTTGACGTTGGGGACCTCCGCACCCTTGCGGTGTGCCGACCGGGAGGTGACCTATGGTTTGTAAGTGCGCTTGGCTACGACAGGTCCCTTGACATAATTCTCCACGGAGGCAAGTTGCTCATTGTTGATGGATGGAGGAACCTTTACGTTATCGATGTCGAGGAGGACAGTGACAATGGCAGCCTACTCATTTCCCGGATCGAGCGCATCATCGAGGGTCCTCCCTGGCCCTTCAGGCGGTTCCCGGGTTTCCTCCTCGTATTTGACACATACCTGGCTGAATCCCGCGGCGCTCTGCTGCTGGTCCGCGGGACCATCTATGGCAACACACCTGCCGGCAGCCACACCAGGTTCGAGATCAGAGCAGTACGGTTTGAATTCGAGGTGTGTGAGGCAGACTTTCAGTCGTCTCAGTGGGTTGAGAAGAGGAGCGTGGGGGACGACCAGGTGCTGTTTCTTGGGCCAAGATGCTCCAAGTCTGTCTGTGCGTCCCAGTACAATCTGAAGGGGAACTGCATCTTCTTCCTGGATGACGACCGTTGCCAGTGGTACTGGAAGCATGCGCCGAGCGCGCCGAGCTCGTACGCGATATTCGACATGAGTGATGAGTCGGTCCGCTCGCCGCTTCCTAGAGGATCGTGCAAGGGCGAGGAGGCGCCGGCGACATGGCATTTTCCTAGGTGCTGA
- the LOC125550767 gene encoding cytochrome P450 714C3-like isoform X2 has product MLFSKPQTQSHLTPSVRRRLPPPAPPLLLRFLIDVAVLSCSRHLGSVFLYSTGAVEILYVSDPGMVKDMSHCTSSELGKPIFIQKSRKPLFGEGILVANGNIWAYQRKIIAQEFFMEKIKVMIELIVEASAPLLEAWDSMLDGMGGSREIDVDGYLRSFSADVIARACFGSNFATGEEIFYKLRQLQKAISQQDALVGLSAVWKSLPTKANREIQKLEQEVRLLILNVAKEHSRGSSSEDDDCIKTKHNGLLRSIVNSARHCPASFRGSAEDYIVDNCKSIYFAGHETTAVTVTWCLMLLATHPAWQDRARAEALEVCRGGTELDVDVLRRLKTITMVIQETLRLYPPGSLIMRETLKDFKLGGLDIPRGTIIQIAIAMLHLDKDVWGQDAGEFRPDRFANGAAAACEPSHMYLPFGHGPRICAGQNLAMMELKVVLVRLLSKFAFSPSPGYRHAPLFRLTVEPGFGMPLVVTKLP; this is encoded by the exons ATGCTTTTCTCCAAGCCCCAAACCCAGTCTCACCTCACTCCGTCCGTCCGGCGTCGTCTTCCTCCGCCAGCGCCGCCCCTCCTTCTGCGATTCCTCATCGACGTCGCCGTTCTTAGTTGCTCCCGTCATCTTG GGTCGGTATTCCTCTACTCAACAGGAGCTGTGGAGATTCTGTATGTTTCTGACCCTGGCATGGTCAAGGACATGAGCCACTGCACATCATCTGAGCTCGGAAAGCCTATTTTTATACAGAAATCTCGCAAACCACTCTTCGGTGAAGGCATCTTGGTGGCAAATGGCAATATATGGGCCTATCAGAGAAAGATCATTGCACAAGAGTTCTTCATGGAGAAGATTAAG GTCATGATAGAACTAATAGTGGAGGCTTCTGCCCCACTGCTAGAAGCATGGGATAGTATGCTTGACGGCATGGGAGGGAGTAGAGAGATAGATGTGGATGGTTATTTGCGGAGTTTTTCGGCGGATGTAATCGCCAGGGCATGTTTTGGCAGCAATTTCGCAACAGGGGAAGAAATATTCTACAAGCTCAGGCAGCTTCAGAAGGCGATTTCTCAGCAAGATGCACTTGTTGGATTATCCGCGGTGTG GAAGAGTTTGCCGACCAAGGCCAATCGAGAGATACAAAAGCTGGAGCAAGAAGTTCGGTTACTCATCCTGAATGTCGCAAAGGAACACAGCCGTGGCAGCAGCAGCGAAGACGACGATTGCATAAAGACTAAACACAATGGCCTTCTCCGCTCGATTGTCAATAGTGCTCGCCATTGTCCGGCCAGCTTCCGTGGCAGCGCCGAGGACTACATCGTCGACAACTGCAAGAGCATCTACTTTGCTGGGCACGAGACTACAGCCGTCACCGTCACCTGGTGCCTGATGTTGCTGGCCACACACCCGGCGTGGCAGGACCGTGCCCGTGCCGAGGCTCTAGAGGTGTGCCGTGGAGGCACAGAGCTCGACGTCGACGTCCTCCGGCGACTGAAAACG ATCACCATGGTGATCCAGGAGACTCTCCGGCTGTACCCTCCGGGGTCATTGATTATGCGCGAAACGCTGAAGGACTTCAAGCTCGGTGGGCTCGACATCCCACGGGGGACGATCATCCAGATAGCCATAGCGATGCTGCACCTCGACAAGGATGTTTGGGGCCAGGACGCCGGTGAGTTCCGGCCTGATCGGTTTGCGAACGGCGCCGCTGCGGCGTGCGAGCCGTCACACATGTACCTGCCGTTTGGGCACGGGCCCAGAATTTGTGCTGGGCAGAACCTGGCGATGATGGAGCTGAAGGTGGTGCTCGTGCGCCTGCTGAGCAAGTTCGCCTTCTCACCGTCGCCCGGGTACCGGCACGCGCCGTTGTTCCGGCTCACCGTCGAGCCTGGGTTCGGCATGCCTCTTGTCGTCACGAAGCTTCCATGA